From the genome of Duffyella gerundensis, one region includes:
- the cyoB gene encoding cytochrome o ubiquinol oxidase subunit I translates to MFGKLTLDAVPYHEPIIMVTVAGIILGGLAVVAALTYFGKWQYLWSEWLTSVDHKKLGIMYIIMAFVMLLRGFADAIMMRTQQVLASAGEAGILPPHHYDQIFTAHGVIMIFFVAMPFVVGLMNLAVPLQIGARDVAFPFLNNLSFWFTAVGVILVNLSLGVGEFAQTGWLAYPPLSGAEYSPGVGVDYWIWSLQLSGIGTTLTGVNFFVTILKMRAPGMSLFKMPVFTWTALCTNVLIIAAFPVLTVTLALLTLDRYLDFHFFTNEMGGNMMMYVNLIWVWGHPEVYILVLPVFGVFAEITATFSKKRLFGYTSLVWATIAITVLSFIVWLHHFFTMGAGANVNAFFGIMTMIIAIPTGVKIFNWLFTMYQGRIQMHSAMLWTVGFLVTFSIGGMTGVLLAVPGADFVLHNSLFLIAHFHNVIIGGVVFGCMAGVTYWFPKAFGFTLNETWGKRAFWFWIIGFFVAFMPLYVLGFMGMTRRLSQDIDPQFHSLLVIAAVGAALIACGILCQLTMFWVSVRDRDQNRDLTGDPWGGRTLEWATSSPPPFYNFAVVPHVHERDAFWEMKEKGEAYTQPAKYEEIHMPKNSGAGIVIAAFATLFGFAMIWHIWWLAGLSFLGIIVSWIVKSFDEDVDYYVPVKVIEQLEKQHFDEISKAGLK, encoded by the coding sequence ATGTTCGGAAAATTAACACTGGATGCAGTGCCGTATCATGAACCGATTATCATGGTTACGGTTGCCGGTATCATTCTAGGTGGCCTGGCGGTTGTTGCTGCCCTCACCTACTTTGGTAAATGGCAATATCTTTGGTCGGAATGGTTAACCTCGGTTGACCACAAAAAATTAGGCATCATGTATATCATCATGGCATTTGTCATGCTGCTGCGTGGTTTTGCCGATGCAATTATGATGCGTACCCAGCAGGTGCTGGCATCCGCAGGTGAAGCGGGCATTTTGCCACCGCACCACTACGATCAGATCTTTACCGCCCACGGCGTTATCATGATCTTCTTCGTAGCGATGCCATTCGTGGTCGGCCTGATGAACCTGGCTGTTCCTCTGCAGATCGGTGCGCGCGACGTTGCTTTCCCGTTCCTGAATAACCTGAGCTTCTGGTTCACCGCTGTTGGTGTGATCCTGGTTAACCTGTCACTGGGTGTGGGCGAATTCGCACAGACCGGTTGGCTGGCTTATCCGCCGCTCTCGGGTGCGGAGTACAGTCCTGGCGTAGGGGTAGATTACTGGATCTGGTCGTTGCAGCTCTCCGGTATTGGTACCACCCTGACCGGCGTGAACTTCTTTGTGACTATCCTGAAAATGCGTGCACCAGGCATGAGCCTGTTCAAAATGCCGGTTTTCACCTGGACAGCACTTTGTACTAACGTCCTGATCATTGCTGCGTTCCCGGTGCTTACCGTGACGCTGGCGCTGTTGACGCTTGATCGTTACCTCGACTTCCATTTCTTCACCAATGAAATGGGCGGTAACATGATGATGTACGTCAACCTGATTTGGGTCTGGGGTCACCCGGAAGTGTACATTCTTGTTCTGCCGGTATTCGGTGTTTTCGCTGAAATCACTGCGACCTTCTCCAAGAAACGTCTGTTTGGCTACACCTCACTGGTTTGGGCTACCATCGCCATTACCGTGCTGTCGTTTATCGTTTGGTTGCACCACTTCTTTACGATGGGTGCAGGCGCAAACGTCAACGCCTTCTTCGGTATCATGACGATGATTATCGCTATCCCAACCGGCGTTAAGATCTTTAACTGGCTTTTCACCATGTATCAGGGCCGCATTCAGATGCACTCTGCGATGTTGTGGACAGTTGGCTTCCTGGTCACCTTCTCTATCGGTGGTATGACCGGTGTTCTGCTGGCAGTACCAGGCGCAGACTTCGTGCTGCATAACAGCCTGTTCCTGATCGCACACTTCCATAACGTGATTATTGGTGGTGTGGTGTTTGGTTGTATGGCTGGTGTGACCTACTGGTTCCCGAAAGCGTTCGGCTTTACCCTGAATGAAACCTGGGGCAAGCGCGCGTTCTGGTTCTGGATTATCGGCTTCTTTGTTGCCTTTATGCCGCTGTACGTGCTGGGCTTTATGGGCATGACACGTCGTCTGAGCCAGGATATCGATCCTCAGTTCCACTCACTGCTGGTTATTGCCGCAGTCGGTGCAGCGCTGATCGCTTGCGGTATCCTTTGTCAGCTGACCATGTTCTGGGTATCGGTACGTGACCGCGATCAGAACCGTGACCTGACTGGCGATCCATGGGGCGGCCGTACGCTGGAGTGGGCAACCTCTTCACCACCACCGTTCTATAACTTTGCTGTAGTGCCTCATGTTCACGAGCGCGATGCGTTCTGGGAAATGAAAGAGAAAGGCGAAGCTTATACTCAACCGGCTAAATATGAAGAGATTCATATGCCGAAGAACAGTGGTGCCGGTATTGTTATCGCCGCGTTCGCTACGCTGTTTGGTTTCGCTATGATCTGGCATATCTGGTGGCTGGCGGGTCTGTCCTTCCTGGGCATTATTGTTTCCTGGATTGTGAAGAGCTTTGACGAAGACGTGGACTACTACGTGCCGGTTAAAGTGATCGAGCAGCTGGAGAAACAGCACTTTGACGAAATCAGCAAAGCAGGTCTGAAATAA
- the bolA gene encoding transcriptional regulator BolA gives MIREQIEEKLRVAFQPIHLEVHDESYRHNVPAGSESHFKVVIVSDEFTGQRFLARHRAIYGLLSEELAGSVHALALHTYTVKEWEGLQDTVPASPNCRGAGTLA, from the coding sequence ATGATTCGCGAGCAAATAGAAGAAAAGTTGCGTGTAGCGTTTCAACCAATACATCTGGAAGTACATGATGAAAGCTACCGTCATAATGTACCGGCGGGTTCAGAAAGCCACTTCAAAGTGGTGATTGTCAGCGATGAGTTTACCGGGCAACGATTTCTGGCACGTCATCGCGCTATCTATGGCCTGTTGTCAGAAGAGTTGGCGGGCAGCGTCCATGCTTTAGCGTTACATACTTACACGGTAAAAGAGTGGGAAGGATTACAGGATACAGTACCGGCATCGCCGAATTGCCGAGGCGCGGGAACGCTGGCGTAA
- a CDS encoding cytochrome o ubiquinol oxidase subunit III: MSTETAIKHHHDDAHAEHGHHDAGANKIFGFWIYLMSDCIIFATLFATYAVMMNNTAGGPAGKDIFELPFVLGETALLLLSSITYGMAVISMNHDKKGGVNAWLALTFLCGLGFICMEIYEFHHLIAEGYGPNTSGFLSGFFTLVGTHGLHVTSGLIWMLVLMFQISKRGLTSTNRTRILCLSLFWHFLDVVWICVFTIVYLMGAM, from the coding sequence ATGTCAACTGAAACTGCGATTAAACATCATCACGACGACGCCCATGCGGAGCATGGGCATCACGATGCAGGAGCCAATAAGATCTTTGGCTTCTGGATCTACCTCATGAGTGACTGCATTATCTTCGCAACCCTTTTTGCGACCTATGCAGTAATGATGAATAACACTGCCGGTGGCCCGGCAGGGAAAGACATCTTTGAGTTACCGTTTGTGCTCGGTGAAACAGCGCTTCTGCTGTTAAGCTCCATCACCTATGGCATGGCCGTTATCTCAATGAACCATGACAAGAAAGGTGGCGTGAATGCCTGGCTTGCGCTGACGTTCCTGTGCGGTCTTGGCTTCATCTGTATGGAAATCTATGAATTCCATCATCTGATTGCTGAAGGTTACGGTCCGAACACCAGTGGTTTCCTCTCTGGCTTCTTTACGCTGGTAGGTACGCATGGTCTGCACGTGACTTCTGGTCTGATTTGGATGCTGGTACTGATGTTCCAGATCTCCAAACGTGGCCTGACCTCAACAAACCGTACACGTATTCTGTGTTTGAGCTTGTTCTGGCACTTCCTTGACGTGGTATGGATTTGTGTATTTACCATTGTTTATCTGATGGGAGCCATGTAA
- a CDS encoding cytochrome o ubiquinol oxidase subunit IV, which translates to MSHSTNEHVVPHSTVKSYMVGFILSIILTGIPFWMVMDGSASHTTIIGVVVACAVVQVIVHLIYFLHLDTKTEGGWNMVAIVFSALIILIVVVGSLWIMWNLNYNMMVH; encoded by the coding sequence ATGAGTCACTCAACCAACGAACATGTTGTCCCACATAGCACCGTGAAGTCCTATATGGTTGGCTTCATCCTTTCTATCATCCTGACCGGTATTCCGTTCTGGATGGTAATGGATGGCAGCGCATCACATACCACGATTATTGGTGTCGTTGTCGCTTGTGCGGTTGTTCAGGTTATCGTTCACCTGATTTACTTCCTGCACCTGGATACGAAAACTGAAGGCGGCTGGAACATGGTCGCCATCGTTTTCTCGGCACTCATCATTCTGATCGTTGTTGTAGGCTCGCTGTGGATTATGTGGAACCTCAACTACAACATGATGGTTCACTAA
- the cyoE gene encoding heme o synthase, whose translation MIKQYLQVTKPGIIFGNLISVIGGFLLASKGSIDYVLFLSTLVGVSLVVASGCVFNNVIDRDIDRKMERTKNRVLVKGLISPKVSLVYATALGIAGFALLYLGANPLAMWLAVMGFVVYVGIYSLYMKRNSVYGTLIGSLSGAAPPVIGYCAVTGNFDTGALILLAIFSLWQMPHSYAIAIFRFKDYQAANIPVLPVVKGISVAKNHITLYILAFMIATLMLTLGGYAGYKYLIVAAAVSVWWLGMALSGYKTSNDRVWARKLFVFSIVAITALSVMMSIDFMTPASKDMLTYVW comes from the coding sequence ATGATTAAGCAATACCTGCAAGTAACAAAACCAGGAATTATTTTCGGGAATTTAATTTCTGTCATTGGCGGATTTTTGCTGGCGTCCAAAGGCAGCATTGATTACGTCCTGTTTCTCTCCACCCTGGTAGGTGTTTCGCTAGTGGTTGCATCAGGTTGTGTATTCAACAACGTGATTGACCGCGACATCGACCGCAAAATGGAGCGGACCAAGAATCGAGTGCTGGTGAAAGGCCTTATCTCTCCGAAAGTAAGCCTGGTTTATGCAACCGCGTTAGGTATTGCTGGCTTTGCGTTACTCTATCTCGGAGCAAACCCGCTGGCCATGTGGCTGGCGGTGATGGGCTTCGTGGTGTATGTCGGCATTTACAGCCTCTATATGAAGCGTAATTCCGTTTATGGCACGCTGATTGGCAGCCTGTCAGGCGCGGCGCCTCCGGTTATCGGTTACTGTGCAGTAACGGGCAACTTTGATACCGGTGCGCTGATCCTGCTGGCTATCTTCAGTCTGTGGCAGATGCCACATTCTTACGCCATTGCGATTTTCCGCTTCAAAGATTATCAGGCAGCTAATATCCCGGTTCTGCCAGTAGTGAAAGGCATTTCGGTGGCAAAAAATCATATTACGCTCTACATTTTGGCGTTTATGATTGCCACGCTGATGCTGACGCTTGGCGGCTATGCGGGTTATAAGTATCTGATCGTCGCGGCGGCAGTCAGTGTCTGGTGGTTAGGCATGGCGCTTTCCGGTTACAAAACCTCAAACGATCGTGTTTGGGCGCGTAAACTGTTTGTTTTCTCCATTGTCGCCATTACGGCACTGAGCGTGATGATGTCGATTGACTTCATGACGCCTGCATCGAAAGATATGCTGACCTACGTGTGGTAA
- a CDS encoding MFS transporter, producing the protein MNDNKMTPVELRATWGLGTVFSLRMLGMFMVLPVLTTYGMALQGASETLIGLAIGIYGLAQAIFQIPFGLLSDRIGRKPLIVGGLLIFVLGSIIAANTTSIWGVILGRALQGSGAIAAAVMALLSDLTREQNRTKAMAFIGISFGITFAIAMVVGPVVTHHYGLHALFWMIAVLASCGILITLFVVPSAPQHLLNRESGMVKGSFRKVLANTRLLKLNFGILCLHVLLMSSFVALPGQFEQAGFPADQHWKVYLATMLIAFAGVVPFIIYAEVKRRMKRVFVSCVALILIAEIVLWGAGNHFWTLVVGVQLFFFAFNLMEAILPSLISKESPAGYKGTAMGIYSTSQFIGVAIGGSMGGWLFGQFDAQTVFLAGAIVAAVWLLVSTTMSEPPYVSSLRIVLSEKALQQRDLEARLKAQEGVNSVFIVPEERSAYVKIDSKVTNRLELEALIASA; encoded by the coding sequence ATGAACGATAATAAAATGACTCCAGTGGAGCTGCGTGCCACCTGGGGCTTAGGCACGGTTTTCTCATTACGCATGCTGGGTATGTTTATGGTTCTTCCCGTATTAACGACATACGGCATGGCATTGCAGGGTGCCAGCGAAACGTTAATCGGATTGGCTATCGGCATTTACGGTCTGGCTCAGGCTATTTTTCAAATTCCTTTTGGACTGCTCTCAGATCGCATCGGTCGTAAGCCGTTGATTGTGGGTGGTCTGCTGATATTCGTCCTTGGCAGCATCATTGCGGCAAACACCACGTCAATATGGGGCGTGATTTTAGGTCGTGCGTTGCAGGGCTCCGGGGCGATTGCCGCAGCCGTGATGGCGTTACTTTCCGACCTGACGCGCGAGCAAAATCGCACCAAGGCGATGGCCTTTATCGGCATTAGCTTTGGCATTACCTTCGCCATTGCCATGGTAGTGGGACCGGTGGTCACTCATCATTACGGACTGCATGCGCTGTTCTGGATGATTGCCGTGCTGGCCTCGTGCGGCATTCTTATCACGTTGTTCGTGGTGCCGAGTGCGCCACAGCATTTGCTTAACCGCGAATCGGGCATGGTGAAAGGCAGCTTCCGCAAAGTATTAGCCAATACCCGCCTGCTGAAGCTTAACTTTGGCATTCTCTGCCTGCATGTTTTGCTGATGTCCAGCTTTGTTGCCCTGCCCGGCCAGTTTGAGCAGGCGGGTTTTCCCGCCGATCAGCACTGGAAAGTCTATCTGGCAACCATGCTGATTGCTTTTGCGGGCGTGGTGCCTTTTATCATCTACGCTGAAGTTAAGCGCCGGATGAAGCGCGTTTTTGTCAGCTGCGTTGCGCTAATTCTGATCGCTGAAATTGTGCTGTGGGGCGCAGGTAACCACTTCTGGACGCTGGTGGTTGGCGTCCAGTTATTCTTTTTTGCTTTCAACCTGATGGAAGCCATCTTACCGTCGTTGATCAGCAAAGAGTCGCCCGCGGGCTATAAAGGCACAGCGATGGGCATCTATTCCACCAGCCAGTTCATCGGTGTGGCCATTGGCGGCAGCATGGGCGGCTGGCTGTTTGGCCAGTTTGATGCACAAACGGTATTTTTAGCAGGTGCCATTGTTGCCGCAGTATGGCTGCTGGTCAGCACCACCATGAGTGAGCCGCCTTATGTCAGCAGCCTGCGTATTGTACTGAGCGAAAAAGCGTTACAACAGCGTGATCTTGAAGCACGCCTGAAGGCGCAGGAAGGGGTCAACTCGGTGTTTATCGTGCCGGAAGAGCGCAGCGCCTACGTTAAAATAGACAGCAAAGTGACTAATCGACTGGAGCTGGAAGCCTTAATCGCCAGCGCCTGA
- a CDS encoding YajQ family cyclic di-GMP-binding protein, whose product MPSFDIVSEVDLQEVRNAVENANRELATRFDFRNVTASFELNEKNESIKVLSESDFQVKQLIEILREKLLKRGIEGAAIEVPEEIEHSGKTWMLDATLKKGIEADMAKKIVKLIKESKIKVQTQIQGESLRVTGKSRDDLQSAMALVKSGNLGQPFQFKNFRD is encoded by the coding sequence ATGCCATCTTTCGATATCGTTTCCGAAGTTGATCTGCAGGAAGTGCGTAACGCAGTGGAGAACGCCAATCGTGAGCTCGCAACGCGCTTTGACTTCCGTAACGTGACGGCCAGTTTTGAACTGAACGAGAAGAACGAAAGCATCAAGGTTCTGAGTGAGTCTGATTTCCAGGTTAAGCAACTGATCGAAATCCTGCGCGAGAAGTTGTTGAAGCGTGGTATTGAAGGTGCAGCGATCGAAGTGCCCGAAGAGATCGAACACAGCGGTAAAACCTGGATGCTGGATGCCACCCTGAAAAAAGGCATCGAAGCGGATATGGCGAAGAAAATTGTTAAGCTGATCAAAGAGAGCAAGATCAAAGTGCAGACGCAGATTCAGGGTGAATCACTGCGTGTCACCGGTAAGTCACGCGACGATCTGCAAAGCGCTATGGCGCTGGTAAAAAGTGGGAATCTGGGGCAGCCGTTTCAGTTTAAAAATTTCCGCGACTAA
- the cyoA gene encoding cytochrome o ubiquinol oxidase subunit II, with the protein MRLKKYNKSLGILSLIAGTLLLSGCDNALLNPKGQIALEQRSLILTAFGLMLIVVIPAVLMAVVFAWKYRASNTNAKYSPNWSHSNKVEAVVWTIPILIIIFLGVLTWKSTHALEPSKPLASDVKPVEIDVVALDWKWLFIYPEQGIATVNQIAFPANTPVSFKITSNSVMNSFFIPTLGSQIYAMAGMQTKLHLIANEPGTFDGISSNFSGRGFSGMKFKAIATQNDAEFQQWVAKVKAAPNALANMEDFEKLAAPSENHPVEYFSSANPELFVQIINKFKMSHGKMDMPKHEGMDMSKSATAGAEE; encoded by the coding sequence ATGAGACTCAAGAAATACAATAAAAGTTTGGGGATTTTGTCATTAATCGCGGGCACTTTATTGCTAAGTGGCTGTGATAATGCATTGTTAAATCCTAAAGGTCAGATTGCATTGGAGCAACGTTCACTGATACTGACAGCCTTTGGCTTGATGTTGATTGTTGTTATTCCAGCAGTTCTGATGGCCGTCGTGTTTGCCTGGAAATATCGGGCGTCCAATACGAATGCCAAATATAGCCCTAACTGGTCGCACTCGAACAAAGTTGAAGCCGTGGTCTGGACGATTCCGATCCTGATCATCATCTTCCTTGGTGTGTTAACGTGGAAATCAACCCACGCCCTGGAGCCGAGCAAACCGCTGGCTTCTGACGTGAAACCGGTTGAGATCGATGTTGTCGCCCTGGACTGGAAATGGCTGTTCATCTATCCGGAGCAAGGTATTGCAACTGTGAACCAGATTGCTTTCCCGGCGAACACCCCAGTTAGCTTTAAAATCACTTCCAATAGCGTCATGAACTCGTTCTTCATTCCTACCCTTGGCAGCCAGATTTATGCCATGGCCGGTATGCAGACCAAGTTGCATTTGATTGCGAACGAACCCGGTACTTTTGACGGCATCTCTTCTAACTTCAGCGGCCGTGGTTTCTCAGGCATGAAGTTCAAAGCGATTGCTACTCAGAACGATGCTGAATTCCAGCAGTGGGTTGCGAAAGTGAAAGCTGCACCTAATGCCCTGGCCAACATGGAGGATTTCGAGAAATTGGCAGCGCCAAGCGAAAACCATCCGGTTGAATATTTCTCTTCAGCGAACCCTGAACTGTTTGTGCAAATCATCAACAAGTTCAAGATGAGCCACGGGAAAATGGACATGCCAAAGCACGAAGGTATGGACATGAGTAAATCCGCGACGGCGGGAGCCGAGGAATAA
- the tig gene encoding trigger factor, with protein sequence MQVSVETTQGLGRRVTITVPADSIESAVKKELVEVAKKVRIDGFRKGKVPMTVVSQRYGASVRQDVLGDLMQRNFVDAIIKEKINPAGAPNYVPGEYQQGGDFTYSVEFEVYPEVELKDLESIEVEKPVVNVTDEDVDAMLETLRKQQATWKETDKAATTEDRATIDFTGSVDGEEFEGGKATDFVLAMGQGRMIPGFEEGVAGHKAGETFTINVKFPDDYHAENLKGKDAKFEIVLKKVEERELPELTEEFISRFGVEDGSVAGLRAEVRKNMERELKGAVRNRVKTQAIDGLVNANEIDVPAALVDSEIDVLRRQAAQRFGGNENQALELPRELFEEQAKRRVVVGLLLGEVIRTHELKADEARVQTLIEEMASAYEDPQEVIEFYSKNNELMNNMRNVALEEQAVEAVLEKAKVTEKATSFQDLMNQTATA encoded by the coding sequence ATGCAAGTTTCAGTAGAAACCACTCAGGGCCTTGGCCGTCGCGTTACGATTACTGTCCCTGCTGACAGCATTGAAAGCGCAGTGAAAAAAGAGCTGGTTGAAGTAGCTAAGAAAGTCCGTATTGATGGTTTCCGCAAAGGTAAAGTGCCGATGACCGTTGTGTCTCAGCGTTACGGCGCGTCTGTTCGTCAGGACGTACTGGGCGATCTGATGCAGCGTAACTTTGTCGATGCAATCATCAAAGAAAAGATTAATCCAGCTGGCGCACCTAATTATGTGCCGGGTGAATATCAGCAAGGCGGCGATTTCACTTACTCCGTTGAGTTTGAAGTCTATCCGGAAGTAGAGCTGAAAGATCTGGAATCTATCGAAGTAGAAAAGCCAGTTGTGAACGTAACTGATGAAGATGTTGACGCCATGCTGGAAACCCTGCGTAAGCAGCAGGCTACCTGGAAAGAGACCGATAAAGCTGCGACCACTGAAGATCGCGCGACCATCGATTTCACCGGTTCGGTCGATGGTGAAGAGTTTGAAGGCGGCAAAGCCACTGATTTCGTTCTCGCTATGGGACAAGGCCGCATGATCCCAGGCTTTGAAGAAGGTGTTGCTGGCCATAAAGCAGGCGAAACCTTCACGATCAACGTTAAATTCCCGGACGATTACCATGCTGAAAACCTGAAAGGGAAAGATGCTAAGTTTGAAATCGTGCTGAAGAAAGTTGAAGAGCGTGAGCTGCCTGAACTGACTGAAGAGTTCATTTCTCGCTTTGGCGTTGAAGATGGTTCCGTTGCCGGTCTGCGTGCTGAAGTACGTAAGAACATGGAACGTGAACTGAAAGGCGCTGTGCGTAACCGTGTAAAAACCCAGGCGATTGACGGTTTAGTGAATGCTAACGAAATCGATGTGCCAGCTGCGCTGGTTGACAGCGAGATCGACGTGCTGCGTCGTCAGGCTGCACAGCGTTTCGGCGGCAATGAAAACCAGGCACTGGAATTACCGCGCGAACTGTTCGAAGAGCAGGCAAAGCGTCGCGTTGTTGTCGGTCTCCTGCTGGGCGAAGTTATTCGCACTCACGAACTGAAAGCAGACGAAGCACGTGTGCAAACGCTGATCGAAGAGATGGCGTCTGCCTACGAAGATCCACAGGAAGTCATCGAGTTCTACAGCAAAAACAACGAGCTGATGAACAACATGCGCAACGTTGCCCTGGAAGAGCAGGCTGTTGAAGCGGTACTGGAAAAAGCGAAAGTGACTGAAAAAGCCACCAGCTTCCAGGATCTGATGAATCAGACTGCTACAGCCTGA
- the ampG gene encoding muropeptide MFS transporter AmpG, translating to MTPSYLRMFTQPKAAILLMLGFASGLPLALTAGTLQAWMTVENIDLKTIGFFSLVGQAYVFKFLWAPFMDRYTPPFFGRRRGWLLLTQFALLAGIVTMGFLRPSQDLTLMAAVAVAIAFCSASQDIVFDAWKTDILPAQERGSGAALTVLGYRLAMLVSGGLALWLADRWLGWQLTYWLMAALMLPAIFATLMADEPQAVSSQPRTLEQAVVAPLRDFFSRNNAWLMLSLIILYKLGDAFAASLTTTFLIRGLGFQAGDVGLVNKSLGLLATIIGALYGGVLMQRLSLFRALMIFGLLQAVSNFAYWLLAVTPQHLWTMGGAVFIENLCGGMGTAAFVALLMTLCNKNFSATQFALLSALSAVGRVYVGPAAGWFVELWGWPLFYAFSVVAALPGLLLLWACRDTLTLSQKTGAFLPRVELTIAYRLSLKLLMLGALLLLIWLMLLIANMLHFSLADHLLSALFSSGLALVLASIIVGSVLDYVALRRTRYN from the coding sequence ATGACCCCTTCTTATCTGCGCATGTTTACCCAGCCCAAAGCGGCCATCTTGTTAATGCTGGGATTCGCTTCCGGTCTACCGCTGGCGCTGACCGCGGGCACGTTGCAAGCGTGGATGACGGTGGAAAACATAGACCTGAAGACCATCGGTTTTTTTTCTCTGGTCGGTCAGGCCTATGTTTTCAAATTTCTGTGGGCACCTTTTATGGATCGCTACACGCCGCCATTTTTTGGGCGTAGGCGCGGCTGGCTGTTGCTGACGCAATTCGCCTTGCTGGCAGGCATTGTCACAATGGGCTTTTTGCGTCCTTCGCAGGATCTCACGCTGATGGCAGCTGTCGCCGTGGCGATTGCCTTTTGTTCAGCCTCGCAGGATATCGTTTTTGACGCATGGAAAACGGATATCTTGCCTGCGCAAGAGCGAGGCAGCGGCGCGGCATTAACCGTATTAGGCTATCGGCTGGCGATGCTGGTTTCTGGCGGGTTAGCGCTGTGGCTGGCTGATCGCTGGCTTGGCTGGCAGTTAACCTACTGGCTGATGGCAGCGTTAATGCTGCCTGCAATCTTCGCTACCTTGATGGCTGATGAACCTCAAGCGGTCAGCAGCCAGCCCAGAACGCTGGAACAGGCCGTCGTCGCTCCACTGCGCGACTTCTTTAGCCGCAACAACGCCTGGCTTATGCTGTCATTAATCATTCTTTACAAGCTTGGCGATGCATTCGCCGCCAGCCTGACCACCACATTTTTGATTCGCGGTCTGGGCTTCCAGGCGGGGGATGTGGGTCTGGTCAATAAAAGTCTTGGGCTGTTGGCGACCATCATCGGCGCTTTGTACGGCGGCGTGTTGATGCAGCGCCTGTCGTTATTCCGTGCGCTGATGATATTTGGCCTGCTACAGGCCGTCTCTAACTTCGCTTACTGGTTGCTGGCCGTGACGCCGCAGCACCTGTGGACCATGGGCGGCGCGGTATTTATTGAAAACCTGTGTGGTGGCATGGGCACAGCGGCCTTTGTCGCCTTGTTAATGACGCTGTGTAATAAGAATTTCTCTGCAACCCAGTTTGCTCTGCTTTCCGCCCTTTCGGCCGTAGGCAGGGTGTATGTTGGGCCCGCTGCCGGCTGGTTTGTCGAGTTGTGGGGGTGGCCACTATTTTATGCCTTCTCGGTAGTGGCCGCGCTGCCAGGATTGCTGCTGCTGTGGGCATGCCGCGATACACTGACGCTGAGCCAAAAAACAGGCGCATTTTTGCCTCGCGTTGAGTTAACCATTGCGTATCGCTTGAGTCTGAAGCTGTTGATGCTGGGTGCGCTGCTGCTGTTGATCTGGCTTATGCTATTGATAGCCAATATGTTGCATTTTTCTCTCGCTGACCATCTGCTGAGTGCGCTGTTCAGCAGCGGTTTAGCGTTGGTTCTTGCCAGCATTATTGTCGGCTCAGTTCTGGATTATGTTGCGTTACGGCGCACCCGTTACAATTAA
- a CDS encoding lipoprotein produces MYKKLLFPLLALILAGCASTTNTLNVQPKIELPQQDPSLTGITVSINGADQRADQALAKVNRDGQLVTLTPSRDLRFLLQEVLEKQMTSRGYMVGPNGAVDLQIVVNNLYADVTQGSVRYSITTKADVSIIATAKNGNKQVKNYRQTYSVEGAFSATNAKITNAVNATLGDVISDMAQDTSVNSFIKQNAR; encoded by the coding sequence ATGTATAAGAAATTACTTTTCCCACTGCTGGCCTTGATTTTGGCTGGTTGTGCAAGCACCACGAATACGCTGAACGTTCAGCCTAAAATTGAACTGCCACAGCAGGACCCAAGCCTGACCGGTATTACTGTCAGCATCAACGGCGCTGACCAGCGTGCCGATCAGGCACTGGCCAAAGTTAACCGCGATGGCCAGTTGGTGACATTGACGCCTTCGCGCGATCTGCGTTTCCTGCTGCAGGAAGTGCTGGAAAAACAGATGACCTCACGCGGTTACATGGTCGGTCCGAATGGCGCGGTGGATCTGCAAATCGTGGTTAACAACCTCTATGCCGACGTTACGCAAGGTAGCGTGCGTTACAGCATTACCACTAAAGCGGACGTGTCTATTATCGCTACCGCGAAGAATGGTAACAAGCAGGTCAAAAACTATCGCCAGACCTACAGCGTAGAAGGCGCGTTTAGCGCAACCAACGCTAAAATCACTAATGCCGTTAACGCCACGCTTGGCGATGTCATCAGCGATATGGCACAAGATACCAGTGTGAACAGTTTTATTAAGCAAAACGCCCGCTAA